In Candidatus Saccharibacteria bacterium oral taxon 488, a single window of DNA contains:
- the recF gene encoding DNA replication and repair protein RecF (All proteins in this family for which functions are known are DNA-binding proteins that assist the filamentation of RecA onto DNA for the initiation of recombination or recombinational repair.), whose amino-acid sequence MITHIKLYHFRSYGLYETTLAPGGTVIVGPNGTGKTNLLEAIYVALRGSSFRGSLADCMQHDQTQTIIHLETNNTSRRLQLLRTADGTISKEFTISDSHSKLLPRKHRLPVVLFEPSELRLISSSPSRRRDFLDGILSRLDAQYEATLRAFHRTLLQRNELLKHPHETTQNWRDHLFAWDIKFVQLATHIAQARATFLAKHEAALSSLYAALAGHETAFAATYQASTSLDRYEQALLDRLQRARDYEIATGHTSAGPHREDFTIFLHSQPAIKVASRGEMRTIMLAFKLLELELQTKISQSRPLILLDDVFSELDATREKLLQETIQHHQFIVTTTDARHQRDDCLIVSTR is encoded by the coding sequence GTGATAACACACATTAAACTATATCATTTTCGCTCCTACGGCCTTTATGAGACGACACTGGCGCCAGGCGGCACCGTCATCGTTGGACCAAACGGTACGGGCAAGACAAACTTGCTCGAAGCGATATACGTAGCCCTCCGCGGCAGCAGCTTTCGCGGCAGCCTCGCCGACTGTATGCAGCACGACCAAACGCAAACCATCATCCACCTCGAAACCAACAACACCTCTCGACGCCTCCAGCTGCTCCGCACAGCCGACGGCACGATAAGCAAAGAATTTACGATTAGCGATAGCCACAGCAAACTCCTTCCCCGTAAACATCGCCTGCCAGTCGTTCTGTTTGAGCCAAGCGAGCTACGACTCATCTCTTCCTCACCATCGCGGCGACGGGATTTTCTGGACGGTATATTGTCTCGACTGGATGCTCAATACGAAGCCACACTCCGCGCCTTTCATCGAACCTTGCTCCAGCGCAATGAACTGCTCAAACACCCCCACGAGACGACCCAAAACTGGCGCGATCATCTCTTTGCCTGGGATATTAAGTTCGTCCAGTTAGCGACCCACATTGCCCAAGCCCGTGCCACATTCCTAGCTAAACACGAGGCGGCGCTGAGTAGTTTATATGCAGCGCTGGCGGGACACGAAACAGCTTTTGCAGCCACCTATCAAGCCAGTACATCGCTTGATCGATACGAACAAGCACTTCTCGACCGCCTACAGCGTGCTCGCGACTATGAGATCGCTACAGGCCATACTTCGGCCGGCCCACACCGCGAGGATTTTACGATTTTCCTCCACAGCCAGCCGGCCATCAAAGTCGCCTCGCGCGGCGAAATGCGCACCATTATGCTGGCTTTCAAGCTGCTCGAGCTGGAACTGCAAACGAAAATCAGTCAATCACGGCCGCTCATCCTCCTGGATGATGTGTTTTCTGAACTAGATGCCACTCGCGAAAAGCTCCTCCAAGAGACCATCCAACATCATCAATTCATCGTCACCACCACTGACGCCCGCCACCAGAGAGATGATTGTTTGATAGTCTCAACGCGCTAA
- the uppS gene encoding di-trans,poly-cis-decaprenylcistransferase, protein MSEKTELPRHVGFIVDGNRRWAKQHGLPAYEGHLAGYNSLKDVLLETLRRGVKYASAYVFSTENWKRSEEEVGHLMGLLLKVLESDVPIFLEHNVRMRVIGSREGLSETLRKAIERAEERTRNLTGGELLLCLNYGGHLEIADAVKKIVQSGVAAEAVTPELIAQNLYAPEVPPCDLIVRTSGEQRLSNFMLWRAAYSELMFIEKNWPDMTIKDVEFILEEYKKRNRRFGG, encoded by the coding sequence ATGAGTGAAAAAACAGAATTGCCGAGGCACGTTGGTTTTATCGTTGACGGTAATCGTCGCTGGGCGAAGCAGCACGGGCTGCCGGCTTATGAGGGGCACTTGGCGGGATACAACAGCCTGAAGGATGTGCTACTAGAGACGTTGCGCCGTGGCGTCAAGTATGCCAGCGCGTATGTGTTCAGTACAGAAAACTGGAAGCGCTCCGAGGAGGAGGTCGGGCATTTGATGGGCCTGCTACTCAAGGTGCTGGAGTCGGACGTGCCGATATTTCTGGAACATAATGTACGGATGCGGGTGATTGGCTCACGTGAGGGGTTATCAGAAACCTTACGAAAAGCGATTGAGCGAGCCGAGGAACGAACGCGGAATTTGACGGGCGGCGAGCTGCTTTTGTGTCTCAATTATGGCGGACATTTGGAAATTGCCGACGCGGTTAAAAAAATTGTTCAGTCGGGCGTGGCGGCCGAAGCCGTGACGCCAGAACTGATCGCTCAGAACTTGTATGCACCGGAAGTACCGCCATGTGACCTCATCGTGCGAACAAGCGGCGAACAGCGATTGAGTAATTTCATGCTGTGGCGGGCGGCGTACAGTGAGCTAATGTTCATCGAGAAAAACTGGCCAGACATGACGATAAAAGATGTGGAGTTCATTCTGGAGGAGTACAAAAAACGTAATCGGCGCTTTGGAGGGTAA
- the tsf gene encoding translation elongation factor Ts: protein MGVSVDDIKKLRELTGVGLTDAKKALVETDGDFDKALEAMRKKGLTKAEKKGDREAREGLIESYVHSGRIGVVVEVNCETDFVARLDDFKTLAHEIAMQIAAMSPKYVSETDIPAEEMERVKTELMASEALASKPEEMREKIVEGQLKKHFVEQVLMSQAYILDDSKTVEQHVKEAIAKLGENIVVRQFRRIELGVSE from the coding sequence ATGGGAGTTTCAGTTGACGACATTAAAAAACTGCGCGAATTGACTGGCGTGGGCTTGACTGATGCAAAGAAGGCATTGGTCGAAACTGATGGCGATTTTGACAAGGCGCTGGAGGCGATGCGTAAAAAAGGCTTGACCAAGGCAGAAAAAAAGGGCGACCGCGAGGCGCGCGAGGGTTTGATCGAGAGCTATGTGCACTCTGGCCGAATTGGCGTGGTGGTTGAGGTGAACTGCGAGACTGATTTTGTGGCACGCTTGGATGATTTCAAGACGTTGGCGCACGAAATCGCTATGCAGATTGCAGCGATGAGTCCGAAGTATGTTTCTGAGACGGACATTCCGGCTGAGGAAATGGAGCGGGTGAAGACTGAATTGATGGCTAGTGAAGCACTTGCAAGCAAACCCGAAGAGATGCGCGAAAAAATTGTTGAAGGTCAATTGAAAAAGCATTTTGTTGAGCAGGTGTTGATGAGCCAGGCATACATTTTGGACGATTCTAAGACAGTTGAGCAGCACGTCAAGGAAGCGATCGCTAAACTCGGCGAGAACATCGTGGTCCGCCAGTTTAGGCGAATCGAGCTGGGCGTGAGCGAGTAG
- a CDS encoding ribosome recycling factor, with amino-acid sequence MFDTQPYEDKMAQAFSHFQDELKKVRTGRAHAGMLDGVMVETYGTRMLLNQVANVTAPEAQMLLVTPFDPSNITAISAAIRDNQSLGFNPSDDGRVVRVPVPALTEERRKQLVKQVSEKVEEARIAMRTIRQDALKEAKRMKDAKDLGEDDYKRVEKEIDALMSKVQAQIDEAFKAKEKDVLTV; translated from the coding sequence ATGTTTGACACACAACCATATGAGGATAAAATGGCGCAGGCCTTTAGCCATTTTCAGGACGAGCTGAAAAAGGTGCGGACAGGTCGGGCGCATGCCGGAATGCTGGACGGCGTGATGGTAGAGACGTACGGGACGCGGATGCTGCTGAACCAGGTGGCAAATGTGACGGCGCCGGAGGCGCAGATGCTGCTGGTGACGCCGTTTGATCCGAGTAATATTACGGCAATTTCGGCAGCGATTCGCGATAATCAGAGCTTGGGCTTTAATCCGTCCGATGACGGTCGGGTGGTGCGGGTGCCAGTGCCGGCATTGACTGAGGAACGCCGCAAGCAATTAGTCAAGCAAGTGAGCGAAAAAGTCGAAGAGGCGCGGATCGCTATGCGGACAATTCGTCAGGACGCCCTGAAGGAGGCCAAGCGTATGAAAGACGCCAAGGATCTCGGTGAGGATGATTATAAGCGAGTCGAGAAGGAAATTGATGCGCTGATGAGTAAGGTGCAGGCACAAATTGACGAAGCGTTTAAGGCAAAAGAAAAGGATGTGTTGACGGTTTGA
- a CDS encoding PDZ domain-containing protein, with protein sequence MVFIGILVGLIILVLLVVVHELGHAIVARRNGVVVEEFGIGFPPAAKKWRSKKSFLGKNVVFSLNWLPLGGFVKLKGEYDSAEGAGTYGSATFWVKTKILLAGVMMNWLTAVLLFMILALVGMPKILPQQAVLPFDSRVERSALTVARVTPGSPAEKVGLQRGDEVRKIGDRSVTTPAELSATTKAQAGREVTIELVRGGQTLTKQVRLQTADQAKNGGYLGVGPQQTETIHSTWSAPIAAVVTTGQLTYETVAGVGSILAKTINGTIGQLFGSPESRQAAKADLAAVGESVAGPVGILGVLFPSVLSSGLTQILLLAAIISLTLAVMNVLPIPALDGGRWFTMAGFKLFKKKLTKEREETIQGIGFLVLMALTVLVTWSDIAKVLRG encoded by the coding sequence ATGGTGTTCATTGGAATTTTGGTTGGGCTGATCATACTGGTTTTGTTGGTGGTAGTGCACGAATTGGGTCACGCAATTGTGGCGCGGCGCAATGGTGTGGTGGTTGAGGAATTTGGTATCGGCTTTCCGCCGGCCGCAAAAAAATGGCGATCCAAAAAGAGCTTTCTCGGCAAGAATGTGGTGTTTAGTCTAAACTGGCTGCCGCTCGGTGGGTTCGTCAAGCTGAAGGGTGAATACGATTCGGCCGAAGGCGCGGGGACGTATGGCAGTGCTACCTTTTGGGTAAAGACCAAGATTTTATTAGCTGGCGTGATGATGAATTGGCTGACGGCTGTCCTGCTGTTTATGATATTGGCGCTGGTGGGGATGCCAAAAATCTTACCACAGCAAGCGGTGCTGCCGTTTGATTCGCGGGTGGAGCGTTCAGCACTGACGGTGGCGCGAGTGACACCAGGCTCGCCGGCAGAAAAGGTCGGCCTTCAGCGTGGCGATGAGGTGCGAAAGATTGGCGATCGCAGCGTGACAACGCCGGCGGAGCTGTCGGCGACCACGAAAGCGCAGGCCGGTCGTGAGGTGACGATTGAGCTGGTGCGCGGCGGTCAGACGCTCACCAAGCAAGTCCGGCTACAAACTGCCGACCAAGCAAAAAATGGCGGCTATCTCGGTGTCGGCCCGCAACAGACAGAAACGATTCATAGTACCTGGTCGGCACCAATCGCAGCAGTGGTGACCACGGGGCAATTGACGTATGAGACAGTGGCGGGCGTTGGCTCAATTCTCGCGAAAACGATTAACGGGACGATCGGGCAATTATTTGGCTCGCCAGAATCTCGCCAGGCGGCCAAGGCTGATCTGGCGGCAGTTGGCGAAAGCGTGGCCGGGCCGGTCGGCATCTTGGGCGTGCTGTTTCCGTCAGTGCTGAGTTCTGGCTTGACGCAAATTTTACTACTGGCGGCAATCATTTCGCTGACGCTGGCGGTGATGAACGTACTGCCAATTCCGGCACTGGACGGCGGGCGGTGGTTTACGATGGCAGGCTTTAAATTATTCAAGAAAAAATTGACCAAAGAGCGCGAGGAAACGATTCAGGGCATCGGCTTTCTGGTGCTAATGGCACTGACGGTTTTAGTGACATGGAGTGATATTGCGAAAGTATTAAGGGGGTGA